In the genome of Populus nigra chromosome 9, ddPopNigr1.1, whole genome shotgun sequence, one region contains:
- the LOC133703121 gene encoding metallothionein-like protein type 3: protein MSSTCDNCDCADKTRCVKKGSSYTADIVETEKSHVSTGVMEVPATENDGKCKCGANCTCTTCTCGH from the exons ATGTCTAGCACCTGCGACAACTGCGACTGCGCTGACAAGACCCGGTGTGT CAAGAAGGGAAGCAGCTACACTGCTGACATCGTTGAGACTGAGAAGAG CCATGTCTCCACTGGAGTCATGGAGGTTCCAGCAACCGAGAACGATGGCAAGTGCAAGTGCGGCGCTAACTGCACTTGCACTACCTGCACATGCGGTCATTAA
- the LOC133703023 gene encoding cytochrome c oxidase copper chaperone 1-like yields MLRVLWPNFMRGNGNTSKNSLFILLIYHAVFVMSGLPLQNASPSSAVSQVSLITTSGQESKPKKKICCACPETKKLRDECIVEHGEAACAKWIDAHRQCLRAEGFNI; encoded by the exons ATGCTGAGAGTTTTGTGGCCAAATTTTATGCGGGGAAATGGGAATACGAGCAAAAATAGCCTTTTCATCTTGTTGATTTACCATGCAGT ATTTGTGATGAGTGGGCTACCTTTGCAAAATGCTTCCCCTTCCTCAGCTGTAAGCCAGGTGTCACTAATTACAACATCTGGTCAAGAATCAAAGCCAAAGAAGAAGATCTGCTGTGCTTGCCCTGAAACTAAGAAACTAAGGGATGAATGCATTGTGGAGCATGGTGAAGCTGCTTGTGCAAAATGGATCGATGCTCATCGACAGTGCCTTCGTGCTGAGGGCTTTAACATTTGA
- the LOC133703022 gene encoding uncharacterized protein LOC133703022, translated as MLHSVIALTCGALMMFFTNEVTVFGHGIEVATKLKGSTSHDQLLIQTSESFSGLLLLAIGFLLFMVAFVKDREFQIFFAKGCTSFHVSVAFWRVYFEQKLEDLAHDLPRLVAGDIALALS; from the coding sequence ATGCTTCATTCTGTGATAGCTCTAACTTGTGGAGctttaatgatgtttttcacAAATGAGGTCACtgtgtttggtcatggcattgAAGTAGCAACAAAGCTTAAAGGTTCGACGTCACATGACCAACTCTTGATCCAAACCTCCGAATCCTTTTCTGGGTTGCTTTTATTAGCTATCGGGTTCCTCTTGTTTATGGTAGCATTTGTCAAGGACAGAGAGTTCCAAATTTTCTTTGCTAAAGGTTGTACCTCGTTTCATGTTTCAGTGGCCTTTTGGAGAGTTTACTTCGAGCAGAAGCTTGAAGATCTGGCTCATGATTTGCCTAGACTAGTTGCTGGTGATATTGCTCTGGCTCTTTCATag
- the LOC133703866 gene encoding probable hexosyltransferase MUCI70 isoform X3, which produces MNGGSLGQRGSYGSLLCDGKSSNNARKPSSKMLPVSSREKERVLLGITRCLGRRRFAMLLLVSLALLVFIWGSFTVTKACPVCYISAEQARASMPCSSSASPVLHNLTYVVDENPVKTESHGGSDFGGYPSLKQRNDSFDIRESMTVHCGFVKGYRPGFQTGFDIDEADLMKLEDSHEVIVASAIFGNYDIIQQPQNISEAARKNVPFYMFIDKETEMYLKNSSALDSNMRIGLWRIIVVRNIPYTDARRNGKVPKLLLHRLLPNVRYSIWIDGKLQLVVDPYQVLERFLWQQNASFAISRHYRRFDVFEEAEANKAAGKYGNSSIDYQIEFYKKEGLSPYSKAKLPITSDVPEGCVIIREHIPITNLFTCLWFNEVDRFTARDQLSFSTVRDKMMAKVDWSINMFLDCERRNFVIQAYHKDLLDQMPPPVAPAIRHPPPLHRDSSSRRSSGKNSRRGRDRRSGSRQHRKAAAGIREKQAF; this is translated from the exons ATGAATGGAGGGTCATTAGGTCAAAGGGGGAGCTATGGATCGTTGCTGTGTGATGGAAAATCATCAAATAATGCACGAAAACCATCTTCGAAAATGCTGCCAGTTAGTTCAAGGGAGAAGGAACGGGTTCTCCTGGGTATTACCCGGTGTTTGGGACGTAGAAGATTTGCAATGTTGCTCTTGGTTTCACTTGCTCTCCTAGTTTTCATCTGGGGTTCCTTTACAGTCACCAAAG CGTGTCCAGTATGTTACATTTCTGCTGAGCAAGCTAGAGCTAGCATGCCATGCTCCTCATCCGCATCACCAGTACTGCACAACTTGACATATGTTGTTGATGAAAACCCAGTAAAAACTGAATCACATGGAGGTTCGGACTTTGGTGGATATCCTTCTCTAAAGCAGAGGAATGATTCTTTTGATATACGTGAATCAATGACAGTTCACTGTGG ATTTGTTAAAGGATATAGACCTGGTTTCCAGACTGGTTTTGATATTGATGAAGCTGACCTGATGAAACTGGAAGATTCCCATGAGGTCATTGTTGCGTCAGCCATATTTG GGAACTATGACATAATACAACAGCCACAGAACATTAGTGAAGCAGCTAGGAAAAATGTTCCTTTCTATATGTTTATTGATAAAGAGACAGAAATGTATTTGAAGAATTCTAGCGCCCTAGATAGCAATATGAGGATTGGACTGTGGAGGATTATTGTTGTCCGTAACATTCCTTACACTGATGCAAGACGTAATGGAAAG GTTCCAAAACTTTTATTGCATAGGCTCTTGCCTAATGTTAGGTATTCCATATGGATAGATGGAAAGCTCCAGCTTGTCGTGGATCCATATCAAGTTCTTGAGAG ATTCTTGTGGCAGCAAAATGCCAGTTTTGCAATCTCAAGACACTATCGTCgatttgatgtgtttgaagaggCTGAAGCTAACAAAGCTGCAGGAAAGTATGGCAATTCTTCCATTGATTACcagattgaattttataaaaaggaGGGTTTATCGCCATATTCCAAGGCTAAGCTTCCAATAACCAGTG ATGTTCCTGAAGGTTGTGTTATCATAAGGGAACATATTCCCATCACAAATCTGTTTACCTGCCTGTGGTTCAATGAAGTTGATCGGTTTACTGCCAGGGATCAGTTAAGCTTTTCCACAGTGAGGGATAAAATGATGGCTAAAGTTGATTGGAGCATCAATATGTTTCTGGATTGTGAGAGGCGTAATTTTGTGATTCAG GCTTACCACAAAGATCTATTGGACCAAATGCCACCCCCGGTTGCTCCTGCTATTCGACATCCCCCACCTTTGCATCGTGATAGTTCATCCAGGAGGAGCTCAGGTAAAAATTCTAGGCGTGGAAGAGATAGGAGATCTGGTTCAAGGCAACACCGCAAGGCCGCTGCAGGTATTAGGGAGAAACAAGCCTTTTAG
- the LOC133703866 gene encoding probable hexosyltransferase MUCI70 isoform X1: MNGGSLGQRGSYGSLLCDGKSSNNARKPSSKMLPVSSREKERVLLGITRCLGRRRFAMLLLVSLALLVFIWGSFTVTKEKKGKKKKETRNKEEVLHEFCSHIGATLKTTSPTVRPTGSIHFDNIAIVSHRSTVCHYRVNSTLGHPCDKFSLPPPPPSGGRRIGPRPCPVCYISAEQARASMPCSSSASPVLHNLTYVVDENPVKTESHGGSDFGGYPSLKQRNDSFDIRESMTVHCGFVKGYRPGFQTGFDIDEADLMKLEDSHEVIVASAIFGNYDIIQQPQNISEAARKNVPFYMFIDKETEMYLKNSSALDSNMRIGLWRIIVVRNIPYTDARRNGKVPKLLLHRLLPNVRYSIWIDGKLQLVVDPYQVLERFLWQQNASFAISRHYRRFDVFEEAEANKAAGKYGNSSIDYQIEFYKKEGLSPYSKAKLPITSDVPEGCVIIREHIPITNLFTCLWFNEVDRFTARDQLSFSTVRDKMMAKVDWSINMFLDCERRNFVIQAYHKDLLDQMPPPVAPAIRHPPPLHRDSSSRRSSGKNSRRGRDRRSGSRQHRKAAAGIREKQAF, encoded by the exons ATGAATGGAGGGTCATTAGGTCAAAGGGGGAGCTATGGATCGTTGCTGTGTGATGGAAAATCATCAAATAATGCACGAAAACCATCTTCGAAAATGCTGCCAGTTAGTTCAAGGGAGAAGGAACGGGTTCTCCTGGGTATTACCCGGTGTTTGGGACGTAGAAGATTTGCAATGTTGCTCTTGGTTTCACTTGCTCTCCTAGTTTTCATCTGGGGTTCCTTTACAGTCACCAAAG aaaagaaagggaaaaaaaagaaagaaacaagaaataaagAGGAGGTACTGCACGAATTCTGTTCCCATATAGGTGCAACCTTAA AAACCACAAGTCCAACTGTTAGACCAACGGGTAGTATACATTTTGACAACATCGCTATAGTAAGCCATCGTTCCACTGTTTGCCATTATAGAGTTAATAGTACATTGGGCCATCCATGCGACAAGTTTTCTCTCCCTCCTCCCCCTCCTTCTGGTGGACGACGGATTGGACCACGCC CGTGTCCAGTATGTTACATTTCTGCTGAGCAAGCTAGAGCTAGCATGCCATGCTCCTCATCCGCATCACCAGTACTGCACAACTTGACATATGTTGTTGATGAAAACCCAGTAAAAACTGAATCACATGGAGGTTCGGACTTTGGTGGATATCCTTCTCTAAAGCAGAGGAATGATTCTTTTGATATACGTGAATCAATGACAGTTCACTGTGG ATTTGTTAAAGGATATAGACCTGGTTTCCAGACTGGTTTTGATATTGATGAAGCTGACCTGATGAAACTGGAAGATTCCCATGAGGTCATTGTTGCGTCAGCCATATTTG GGAACTATGACATAATACAACAGCCACAGAACATTAGTGAAGCAGCTAGGAAAAATGTTCCTTTCTATATGTTTATTGATAAAGAGACAGAAATGTATTTGAAGAATTCTAGCGCCCTAGATAGCAATATGAGGATTGGACTGTGGAGGATTATTGTTGTCCGTAACATTCCTTACACTGATGCAAGACGTAATGGAAAG GTTCCAAAACTTTTATTGCATAGGCTCTTGCCTAATGTTAGGTATTCCATATGGATAGATGGAAAGCTCCAGCTTGTCGTGGATCCATATCAAGTTCTTGAGAG ATTCTTGTGGCAGCAAAATGCCAGTTTTGCAATCTCAAGACACTATCGTCgatttgatgtgtttgaagaggCTGAAGCTAACAAAGCTGCAGGAAAGTATGGCAATTCTTCCATTGATTACcagattgaattttataaaaaggaGGGTTTATCGCCATATTCCAAGGCTAAGCTTCCAATAACCAGTG ATGTTCCTGAAGGTTGTGTTATCATAAGGGAACATATTCCCATCACAAATCTGTTTACCTGCCTGTGGTTCAATGAAGTTGATCGGTTTACTGCCAGGGATCAGTTAAGCTTTTCCACAGTGAGGGATAAAATGATGGCTAAAGTTGATTGGAGCATCAATATGTTTCTGGATTGTGAGAGGCGTAATTTTGTGATTCAG GCTTACCACAAAGATCTATTGGACCAAATGCCACCCCCGGTTGCTCCTGCTATTCGACATCCCCCACCTTTGCATCGTGATAGTTCATCCAGGAGGAGCTCAGGTAAAAATTCTAGGCGTGGAAGAGATAGGAGATCTGGTTCAAGGCAACACCGCAAGGCCGCTGCAGGTATTAGGGAGAAACAAGCCTTTTAG
- the LOC133703866 gene encoding probable hexosyltransferase MUCI70 isoform X2 has product MNGGSLGQRGSYGSLLCDGKSSNNARKPSSKMLPVSSREKERVLLGITRCLGRRRFAMLLLVSLALLVFIWGSFTVTKETTSPTVRPTGSIHFDNIAIVSHRSTVCHYRVNSTLGHPCDKFSLPPPPPSGGRRIGPRPCPVCYISAEQARASMPCSSSASPVLHNLTYVVDENPVKTESHGGSDFGGYPSLKQRNDSFDIRESMTVHCGFVKGYRPGFQTGFDIDEADLMKLEDSHEVIVASAIFGNYDIIQQPQNISEAARKNVPFYMFIDKETEMYLKNSSALDSNMRIGLWRIIVVRNIPYTDARRNGKVPKLLLHRLLPNVRYSIWIDGKLQLVVDPYQVLERFLWQQNASFAISRHYRRFDVFEEAEANKAAGKYGNSSIDYQIEFYKKEGLSPYSKAKLPITSDVPEGCVIIREHIPITNLFTCLWFNEVDRFTARDQLSFSTVRDKMMAKVDWSINMFLDCERRNFVIQAYHKDLLDQMPPPVAPAIRHPPPLHRDSSSRRSSGKNSRRGRDRRSGSRQHRKAAAGIREKQAF; this is encoded by the exons ATGAATGGAGGGTCATTAGGTCAAAGGGGGAGCTATGGATCGTTGCTGTGTGATGGAAAATCATCAAATAATGCACGAAAACCATCTTCGAAAATGCTGCCAGTTAGTTCAAGGGAGAAGGAACGGGTTCTCCTGGGTATTACCCGGTGTTTGGGACGTAGAAGATTTGCAATGTTGCTCTTGGTTTCACTTGCTCTCCTAGTTTTCATCTGGGGTTCCTTTACAGTCACCAAAG AAACCACAAGTCCAACTGTTAGACCAACGGGTAGTATACATTTTGACAACATCGCTATAGTAAGCCATCGTTCCACTGTTTGCCATTATAGAGTTAATAGTACATTGGGCCATCCATGCGACAAGTTTTCTCTCCCTCCTCCCCCTCCTTCTGGTGGACGACGGATTGGACCACGCC CGTGTCCAGTATGTTACATTTCTGCTGAGCAAGCTAGAGCTAGCATGCCATGCTCCTCATCCGCATCACCAGTACTGCACAACTTGACATATGTTGTTGATGAAAACCCAGTAAAAACTGAATCACATGGAGGTTCGGACTTTGGTGGATATCCTTCTCTAAAGCAGAGGAATGATTCTTTTGATATACGTGAATCAATGACAGTTCACTGTGG ATTTGTTAAAGGATATAGACCTGGTTTCCAGACTGGTTTTGATATTGATGAAGCTGACCTGATGAAACTGGAAGATTCCCATGAGGTCATTGTTGCGTCAGCCATATTTG GGAACTATGACATAATACAACAGCCACAGAACATTAGTGAAGCAGCTAGGAAAAATGTTCCTTTCTATATGTTTATTGATAAAGAGACAGAAATGTATTTGAAGAATTCTAGCGCCCTAGATAGCAATATGAGGATTGGACTGTGGAGGATTATTGTTGTCCGTAACATTCCTTACACTGATGCAAGACGTAATGGAAAG GTTCCAAAACTTTTATTGCATAGGCTCTTGCCTAATGTTAGGTATTCCATATGGATAGATGGAAAGCTCCAGCTTGTCGTGGATCCATATCAAGTTCTTGAGAG ATTCTTGTGGCAGCAAAATGCCAGTTTTGCAATCTCAAGACACTATCGTCgatttgatgtgtttgaagaggCTGAAGCTAACAAAGCTGCAGGAAAGTATGGCAATTCTTCCATTGATTACcagattgaattttataaaaaggaGGGTTTATCGCCATATTCCAAGGCTAAGCTTCCAATAACCAGTG ATGTTCCTGAAGGTTGTGTTATCATAAGGGAACATATTCCCATCACAAATCTGTTTACCTGCCTGTGGTTCAATGAAGTTGATCGGTTTACTGCCAGGGATCAGTTAAGCTTTTCCACAGTGAGGGATAAAATGATGGCTAAAGTTGATTGGAGCATCAATATGTTTCTGGATTGTGAGAGGCGTAATTTTGTGATTCAG GCTTACCACAAAGATCTATTGGACCAAATGCCACCCCCGGTTGCTCCTGCTATTCGACATCCCCCACCTTTGCATCGTGATAGTTCATCCAGGAGGAGCTCAGGTAAAAATTCTAGGCGTGGAAGAGATAGGAGATCTGGTTCAAGGCAACACCGCAAGGCCGCTGCAGGTATTAGGGAGAAACAAGCCTTTTAG